The following are from one region of the Stigmatella ashevillena genome:
- a CDS encoding IS3 family transposase (programmed frameshift) encodes MERRKRRKFSEEFKAEAVRLAREGGKSLSQVAKDLDLTESALRQWVQHAERSEAPTGPEPLSPSEREELLQLRKENRQLLMERDFLKKAGGLLREGGLEVKFEFIDAQKAFFPVEFLCEQLGVSRSGYYAWRERPESARQQQDKQLAEEVAKVHQESRGTYGSPRVHAEMRARGRKVSRKRVARLMEEQKLQARKKRRAVRTTDSKHPNPVAPNVLERDFSPDKPNSTWSTDITYIWTGEGWLYLAVVLDLFSRMVVGWSMSEHIDTPLVLGALEMALEGRQPPKGLIHHSDRGSQYASAEYQQALASRGIQCSMSRKGNCWDNAVVESFFSSLKMELVYQTQFDTRHQARSALFEYIEVFYNRTRRHSTMGYMTPLEFERAALPVKLAA; translated from the exons ATGGAGCGAAGGAAGAGGCGGAAGTTCAGCGAGGAGTTCAAGGCCGAAGCAGTGAGGCTCGCCAGAGAAGGAGGCAAGTCGCTGTCGCAGGTGGCCAAGGACCTGGACTTGACGGAGTCGGCGTTGCGCCAGTGGGTGCAGCATGCCGAGCGGAGCGAGGCCCCTACCGGGCCCGAGCCGCTGAGTCCATCTGAGCGGGAGGAACTGCTCCAGCTGAGGAAGGAGAACCGGCAGTTGCTCATGGAGCGGGACTTCCTAAAAAAAGCAG GCGGCCTTCTTCGCGAAGGAGGGCTCGAAGTGAAGTTCGAGTTCATCGACGCGCAGAAGGCCTTCTTCCCGGTGGAGTTCCTGTGTGAGCAGTTGGGCGTGTCGCGCTCGGGCTACTACGCCTGGAGGGAGCGTCCGGAGTCAGCGCGCCAGCAACAGGACAAACAGCTGGCCGAGGAGGTGGCCAAGGTGCATCAGGAGAGCCGTGGCACCTACGGCAGCCCCCGGGTGCATGCGGAGATGCGAGCCCGAGGGCGCAAGGTGAGCCGCAAGCGAGTGGCCCGCCTCATGGAAGAGCAGAAGTTGCAGGCACGAAAGAAGCGCCGAGCGGTGCGCACCACAGACTCCAAGCATCCCAACCCCGTGGCCCCCAATGTCCTGGAGCGAGACTTCTCTCCCGACAAGCCCAACAGCACCTGGTCCACGGACATCACCTACATCTGGACGGGAGAGGGGTGGCTGTACCTGGCGGTGGTGCTGGACTTGTTCTCACGCATGGTTGTCGGTTGGTCCATGAGTGAGCACATCGACACCCCTCTGGTGCTCGGGGCCCTGGAGATGGCTCTGGAGGGACGACAGCCCCCCAAGGGGCTCATCCACCATTCGGATCGAGGCAGCCAGTACGCCAGCGCCGAGTACCAGCAAGCCCTCGCCTCCCGCGGCATCCAGTGCAGCATGTCCAGGAAGGGCAACTGTTGGGACAACGCCGTCGTGGAGAGCTTCTTCAGCAGCCTGAAGATGGAGCTGGTCTACCAGACCCAGTTCGACACGCGTCACCAGGCACGCTCGGCCCTCTTTGAGTACATCGAGGTCTTCTACAACCGCACCCGGCGGCACTCGACTATGGGCTACATGACCCCATTGGAGTTTGAACGAGCCGCACTACCTGTTAAGTTGGCAGCTTAA
- the brxD gene encoding BREX system ATP-binding protein BrxD produces MSETSGPSVLLRKDVIEALRRGTVPRRGLDLFAVGTDRFSGSLKEELERCATGGAVFKALRGDFGCGKSFTARWYQQQALAHGFAVAEVQISENDTPLHRLETVYRRATEALRTAEWDTGAFRAIISQWLMGLEEEVSRTLRHPDDLKALAEGVGNLLEARLKDVSAVQPQYAAVLRAYHAAEVAEDHALAEGLIAWLMGQPNVSADIKKRAGIKGEIDHTGALGFLRGLLAVLQQCGRPGLLLVLDEVETIQRVRSDSRDKSLEAIRKLIDDLYGGRFAGLYILITGTPAFFDGPNGVKRLPPLAQRLHVDFSGDAKWDNPRDVQVRLFPFDQERLIEVGRRVRDLYPTEHPERMKARVTDAVLTGLANEVAGKLGGKVGVAPRIFLRKLVATILDRVDLFPDFDPAKDLDIRIDAKELTLEEQAAAVGKKPDDIEINL; encoded by the coding sequence ATGAGCGAGACGAGCGGACCGAGCGTCCTCCTCCGCAAAGACGTCATCGAGGCGCTGCGCCGGGGAACGGTGCCGCGTCGAGGTCTCGACCTGTTTGCGGTCGGCACCGACCGCTTCTCCGGTTCGCTGAAAGAGGAGCTGGAACGCTGCGCAACAGGCGGCGCAGTGTTCAAGGCCCTGCGCGGCGACTTCGGCTGCGGCAAGAGCTTCACCGCGCGCTGGTATCAGCAGCAGGCGCTCGCGCACGGGTTCGCCGTCGCCGAGGTGCAGATCTCCGAGAACGACACCCCGCTGCACCGGCTCGAGACGGTGTACCGCCGCGCGACCGAAGCTCTGCGCACAGCAGAGTGGGACACGGGCGCGTTCCGCGCGATCATCTCGCAGTGGCTGATGGGCCTCGAAGAAGAGGTCTCGCGCACGCTCCGCCATCCCGACGACTTGAAGGCGTTGGCCGAGGGCGTCGGCAACCTGCTTGAGGCACGGCTGAAGGACGTGAGCGCGGTGCAGCCGCAGTACGCGGCGGTGCTGCGCGCGTACCATGCCGCCGAAGTCGCCGAAGACCACGCGCTCGCCGAGGGGCTCATCGCGTGGCTGATGGGCCAGCCCAACGTCAGCGCGGACATCAAGAAGCGCGCCGGCATCAAGGGTGAGATCGACCACACGGGCGCACTTGGTTTCCTGCGCGGGCTGCTCGCCGTGCTGCAGCAGTGCGGGCGGCCGGGCCTCCTGCTCGTGCTCGACGAGGTCGAGACCATCCAGCGCGTCCGCTCTGACAGCCGCGACAAGAGCCTCGAAGCCATTCGCAAGCTTATCGATGACCTCTACGGCGGGCGCTTCGCTGGGCTCTACATCCTCATCACAGGCACGCCCGCGTTCTTCGACGGCCCGAACGGTGTGAAGCGCCTGCCACCCCTCGCTCAGCGTCTGCACGTCGACTTCTCGGGCGACGCGAAGTGGGACAACCCGCGCGACGTCCAGGTGCGCCTGTTCCCGTTCGACCAAGAGCGGCTCATCGAGGTCGGCCGCCGCGTGCGTGACCTGTACCCGACAGAGCATCCCGAACGCATGAAGGCGCGCGTCACCGACGCGGTGCTGACGGGCCTCGCGAACGAGGTCGCAGGGAAGCTCGGCGGCAAGGTCGGCGTGGCCCCGCGGATCTTCCTGCGGAAGCTCGTGGCGACGATCCTCGACCGCGTTGACCTGTTCCCCGACTTCGACCCGGCCAAAGACCTCGATATCCGCATCGATGCGAAGGAACTCACGCTCGAAGAGCAGGCGGCGGCCGTCGGCAAGAAGCCCGACGACATCGAGATCAACCTGTGA
- a CDS encoding DEAD/DEAH box helicase, with product MTTRPDAIDRLSPAVRYQIANGLGWSGLRPVQALSTEAILDGANCVVLAPTAGGKTEAAFLPLLSKMDVEDWRGVSVLYVAPIRALLNNQEARLTKLTGLIGRRAGKWHGDVKEPARKRLIDDPPDVLAITPESLEAMLLSTRTPARRFLAHVRAVVIDEVHAFAGDDRGAHLVSLLERIARIAETDIQRIGLSATVGDPEVIVGWLSGSSMRPQRVVDPGGARKPPELHLDFVGTLDNAALLIDRLYPGTRRLVFVDSRRRVEELGHRLSQRGVDVYLSHSSLALSERTAAEKAFEEGTNCVIVATSALELGIDVGDLDHVMQIDAPSSVSSFLQRMGRTGRRAGSTANCTFLATDDDALLRAAAIIDLFRRGYIEPTRPSTWTPHVLAHQAIALSMQEQGSAAHGWWSWLEGCAAYRDVSAPDRESIVRHMVDNDILVEADARLALGARGERLYGARNFLELYAVFSTSRVLRVMHGQSEVGVVDASFLQDKEQKVPNFVLAGRPWRIVGVDWKGGTCSVEPAEAGGYPRWFGLPVSLERSLCQAMRRVLTSKNTDPSWSKRAVRQLELQRESHAFLDDSPLPLEEDPDGRCRWWTFGGGVGNRVLAGLLELELGERVSPGNTFITFSNGAAESAVAIRQAIDALAARALTWDDAARLVDSNQRSRVSKFQPCLPPDIEHGLIARETMNVDDANSTLKEWKRGAVGTEER from the coding sequence GTGACGACACGCCCGGATGCCATCGACCGACTGAGCCCCGCCGTTCGCTACCAGATCGCGAACGGTCTGGGCTGGAGCGGTCTGCGTCCGGTGCAGGCCCTCTCGACCGAAGCCATCCTCGACGGCGCCAACTGCGTTGTGCTCGCTCCCACCGCAGGCGGCAAGACCGAGGCCGCGTTCCTCCCGCTCTTGTCGAAGATGGACGTCGAGGACTGGCGCGGCGTCTCGGTGCTCTATGTCGCGCCCATCCGCGCGCTCCTCAATAATCAGGAAGCGCGACTCACGAAGCTCACGGGCCTCATCGGGCGGCGCGCCGGCAAGTGGCACGGCGACGTGAAGGAGCCCGCACGCAAGCGCCTCATTGACGACCCGCCCGATGTCCTCGCGATCACGCCGGAGTCGCTCGAAGCGATGCTACTTTCGACGCGCACGCCCGCGCGTCGCTTCCTCGCGCACGTGCGCGCCGTCGTCATCGATGAGGTACACGCCTTCGCAGGCGACGATCGCGGCGCGCACCTCGTCTCGCTCCTCGAGCGCATCGCGCGCATCGCGGAGACCGACATCCAACGCATCGGCCTCTCTGCGACCGTCGGCGATCCCGAGGTCATCGTCGGGTGGCTGAGCGGCAGCAGCATGCGGCCTCAGCGCGTCGTCGACCCAGGCGGTGCGCGGAAGCCCCCGGAGCTTCACCTCGACTTCGTTGGCACCCTCGACAACGCGGCGCTCCTCATCGACCGCTTGTACCCGGGCACGCGGAGGCTGGTGTTCGTGGACAGCCGCAGGCGCGTCGAGGAGCTCGGCCACCGGCTCTCGCAGCGCGGCGTCGACGTCTACCTCTCGCACTCGTCCCTTGCGCTTTCGGAACGAACGGCTGCCGAGAAGGCGTTCGAGGAGGGCACCAACTGCGTCATCGTCGCCACGAGCGCCCTCGAACTCGGCATTGACGTTGGCGACCTCGACCACGTGATGCAGATAGACGCGCCCAGCAGCGTGTCGTCGTTCCTCCAGCGCATGGGCCGCACGGGCCGACGTGCAGGCTCGACGGCCAACTGCACCTTTCTTGCGACCGACGACGACGCACTGCTGCGCGCCGCCGCCATCATCGACCTGTTCCGGCGCGGGTACATCGAGCCCACGAGGCCGTCGACGTGGACGCCTCACGTCCTCGCGCACCAAGCTATCGCGCTCTCGATGCAGGAGCAGGGCTCGGCGGCGCACGGCTGGTGGAGCTGGCTCGAAGGCTGCGCCGCTTACCGCGACGTCTCCGCGCCCGATCGCGAGAGCATCGTGCGCCACATGGTCGATAACGACATCCTCGTCGAGGCTGACGCGCGGCTCGCACTTGGCGCAAGAGGCGAGCGGCTCTATGGTGCGCGGAACTTCCTTGAGCTCTATGCTGTGTTCTCGACGTCCCGCGTCCTGCGGGTGATGCACGGCCAGTCGGAGGTTGGCGTCGTCGACGCCTCGTTCCTCCAGGACAAGGAGCAGAAGGTCCCGAACTTCGTCCTCGCTGGCCGCCCCTGGCGCATCGTCGGCGTGGACTGGAAGGGCGGAACGTGTTCCGTCGAGCCCGCCGAGGCAGGCGGCTACCCTCGCTGGTTCGGCCTGCCCGTGAGCCTCGAGCGCTCGCTCTGCCAGGCCATGCGGCGCGTCCTCACGAGCAAGAACACCGATCCCTCGTGGTCCAAGCGCGCCGTCAGGCAGCTCGAACTGCAGCGCGAGTCCCACGCCTTCCTCGACGATAGCCCGCTGCCTCTCGAAGAAGATCCCGACGGCCGCTGCCGCTGGTGGACCTTCGGTGGTGGCGTCGGCAATCGCGTCCTCGCGGGCCTCCTCGAACTGGAACTCGGCGAGCGCGTCTCTCCCGGGAACACCTTCATCACGTTCTCCAACGGCGCCGCCGAAAGCGCCGTCGCGATCCGGCAGGCCATCGACGCGCTCGCTGCCCGCGCGCTCACCTGGGACGACGCCGCGCGCCTCGTCGATTCGAATCAGCGCTCGCGCGTCTCGAAGTTCCAGCCCTGCCTCCCGCCCGACATCGAGCACGGCCTCATCGCCCGTGAGACGATGAACGTCGACGACGCCAACTCGACGCTCAAGGAGTGGAAGCGGGGCGCGGTGGGCACCGAGGAACGATGA
- a CDS encoding DUF932 domain-containing protein, giving the protein MNEPHYLLSWQLKPTVHQIGASPGFYRAIEQEISSPPMEGPIPDKKALFRDDTGAFLAVVNKTYEVIQFEEVARTLVEAAGGVRCIVHTAGTLGPNGVRGWLLGELPEPMRVRGDKSIIKRYILGYCGHDGLTPIVLKNVATRVVCQNTLGVALGEKDGAELHIVHTASAKVRLEEAGRAFRRLLQGYEYFEALANHLAMTRFSEHQLRNVINLVLPLPEDDAQHPRLLKARSKVIELFHAGTGIEGTIRGTAWGALQAFSEYADHHRSIRATKGKSAGAARLESIWMGSAASMKQQALTAIADQAQVQLAAA; this is encoded by the coding sequence TTGAACGAGCCGCACTACCTGTTAAGTTGGCAGCTTAAACCCACTGTCCACCAAATCGGGGCAAGCCCAGGGTTCTACCGGGCCATCGAGCAGGAGATCTCCTCGCCTCCCATGGAGGGCCCCATCCCGGACAAGAAGGCTTTGTTCAGGGATGATACGGGCGCGTTCTTGGCGGTCGTGAACAAGACCTACGAGGTCATCCAGTTCGAGGAGGTGGCTCGAACGCTCGTGGAAGCGGCTGGCGGCGTGCGGTGCATCGTCCACACCGCAGGCACGCTCGGCCCCAACGGCGTGCGTGGGTGGCTCTTGGGAGAACTGCCCGAGCCGATGCGTGTCCGTGGCGACAAGAGCATCATCAAGCGCTACATCCTCGGCTACTGCGGGCACGACGGCCTCACGCCAATCGTCCTGAAAAATGTGGCCACCCGTGTGGTCTGCCAGAACACGCTGGGGGTCGCCCTCGGAGAGAAGGACGGGGCCGAGCTCCACATCGTCCACACAGCCAGCGCGAAGGTGCGACTGGAAGAGGCAGGCCGGGCTTTCCGCCGTCTACTCCAGGGCTACGAGTACTTCGAAGCACTGGCGAACCACCTCGCCATGACGCGCTTCAGCGAGCACCAGCTCCGGAACGTAATCAACCTCGTGCTCCCGCTTCCTGAGGACGACGCTCAGCACCCGCGGCTGCTCAAGGCACGAAGCAAGGTGATCGAGCTGTTCCACGCCGGCACCGGCATCGAAGGGACCATCCGCGGTACCGCGTGGGGAGCGCTCCAGGCGTTCAGCGAGTACGCCGACCACCACAGGAGCATCCGGGCCACGAAAGGAAAGAGCGCTGGCGCTGCCCGCCTTGAGTCCATCTGGATGGGCAGCGCAGCCAGCATGAAGCAGCAGGCGCTCACTGCCATTGCAGACCAAGCTCAGGTGCAGCTGGCAGCGGCTTAG
- the pglZ gene encoding BREX-2 system phosphatase PglZ yields MTETPLLSEADVRLEVERLFRRGHRSKLLALFGRGQPGRFEHDGLKWEILPTACELELRSKLPAPGEPSTSGSVYLIDWAEDSLPLDVSCRLAGGRIYHVARDARLAALFGARQVDQGLASTALARLVLSGGVDGLRKITGLRLTTNDLWKRVLEARFGIPESALESGTTWLLWVRSSDAGPAFARACEGDDLLRAVRRELLAWLEQRLGSVGVLGFRAWELGLVDRAIQALLLLVAVEQSEDAYLRGLVNGQIASIVPGLASEVRGAHAGGTAHTLLEAVLSVEDEADRRLLEGAQQHAMSGGASALATASDWLPAGHAAREAAVAAALTRFVDAPSAEALEAVLAAFDRLSAHRLDRAIRRSEHVEARKMAARLSAWLLARQVRPQLAEHGTPWQPAVELARRYTEEGGFLDWARQSLRGMRAAGDELMAAVRRLYGAVDAVARADDQRFAKAYVSWVEAGKPSNEVLPIEHVTKRVVAQFLKGGEHRRLLLVLMDGMSYAAAVQVLQRLREQRRWSPIAWRTPGWNGQLPIPPVLAAAPTLTEVSRAALFAGVADPRFGDQGTDKDDARWASNPHLRELVGEEPLKVFFRREIHAGHELIDEVKQAVAGDQRVVAVVVNAIDEELKGSLQVAVDYSKTPILPLETLLSAADGAERAVLLVADHGHVAGDAMRVAGGRLPVGREGGARWRALAEGEQPQDGEVLLPRTSWKPRGAAGIAALWDTALANRAPHSGEHGGLSLAETVAPAFLIGPEWLDRVAGDDVELSCRVLPEPDWWALKIARPAVTPVAPVEEPKKPKAQLQLIPVEPAKTPPSPPPAPPAPTLVASLRTSKLFTQQVAGVPKPDVERVLTWLAVLVEAGGSLAAVDFARLCGVRPHQVGGVVARMGVLNADGFAIVEHDIAGRRVVLHKARLLSQFGVTE; encoded by the coding sequence ATGACCGAGACGCCACTGCTCTCGGAGGCCGACGTTCGCCTGGAGGTGGAGCGCCTGTTCCGGCGCGGCCACCGCTCCAAGCTGCTCGCGCTCTTCGGTCGAGGGCAGCCCGGGCGCTTCGAGCACGACGGCCTGAAGTGGGAGATCCTCCCGACGGCGTGTGAGCTGGAACTGCGCTCGAAACTGCCCGCGCCCGGCGAGCCCTCGACGTCGGGCAGTGTGTACCTGATCGACTGGGCCGAGGACTCGTTGCCGCTCGACGTCTCGTGCCGCCTTGCGGGCGGGCGCATCTATCACGTCGCGCGCGACGCACGGCTCGCCGCGCTCTTCGGCGCGCGGCAGGTCGACCAAGGGCTGGCGTCGACCGCGCTCGCAAGGCTCGTGCTCTCAGGCGGCGTCGATGGGCTCCGGAAGATCACGGGGCTTCGCCTCACGACCAACGATCTCTGGAAGCGCGTGCTCGAAGCGCGCTTCGGCATCCCTGAGAGCGCGCTCGAGTCAGGGACCACGTGGCTCCTCTGGGTGCGAAGCTCCGATGCGGGCCCTGCCTTCGCGCGCGCGTGTGAGGGCGACGACCTCTTGCGGGCGGTGCGGCGCGAGCTGCTCGCCTGGCTCGAGCAGCGGCTCGGCTCCGTCGGCGTGCTCGGCTTCCGCGCGTGGGAGCTCGGCCTCGTCGACCGCGCGATCCAGGCGCTCCTGCTGCTCGTGGCGGTCGAGCAAAGCGAGGACGCGTACCTGCGCGGGCTCGTGAACGGACAGATCGCGAGCATCGTGCCCGGGCTCGCGAGCGAAGTGCGCGGCGCGCACGCAGGCGGGACCGCGCACACACTGCTCGAAGCGGTGCTGTCGGTGGAGGACGAAGCCGACCGGCGGCTCCTCGAAGGTGCCCAGCAGCATGCGATGAGCGGTGGGGCTTCGGCCCTCGCCACGGCGAGCGACTGGCTGCCCGCCGGCCACGCTGCGCGCGAAGCTGCTGTTGCCGCTGCGCTGACCAGGTTCGTCGACGCGCCCAGCGCCGAGGCCCTGGAAGCCGTGCTCGCGGCGTTCGACCGCCTGAGCGCGCACCGTCTCGACCGCGCCATTCGCCGCTCGGAACATGTCGAGGCTCGGAAGATGGCGGCGCGCCTCTCTGCCTGGCTGCTGGCGCGTCAGGTGCGCCCGCAGCTCGCTGAGCATGGCACGCCGTGGCAGCCCGCGGTCGAGCTCGCGCGCCGCTACACCGAGGAGGGCGGCTTTCTCGACTGGGCGCGCCAGAGCCTGCGCGGCATGCGCGCTGCGGGCGACGAACTGATGGCCGCCGTCCGCCGGCTGTATGGGGCCGTCGACGCGGTGGCCCGTGCCGACGACCAGCGCTTCGCCAAGGCGTACGTGTCGTGGGTCGAGGCCGGGAAGCCCTCGAACGAGGTGCTGCCGATCGAGCATGTCACCAAACGCGTCGTCGCGCAGTTCCTCAAGGGCGGCGAGCATCGGCGCCTGCTCCTCGTCTTGATGGACGGAATGAGCTACGCGGCGGCTGTGCAGGTCCTTCAACGCTTGCGCGAGCAGCGGCGGTGGAGCCCCATCGCCTGGCGCACGCCGGGCTGGAACGGGCAGCTCCCGATTCCGCCCGTGCTGGCAGCGGCGCCAACGCTCACCGAGGTCAGCCGCGCTGCGCTCTTTGCGGGCGTGGCCGATCCGCGCTTCGGCGACCAGGGCACCGACAAGGACGACGCGCGCTGGGCATCGAACCCGCACCTACGCGAGCTTGTCGGCGAGGAGCCCCTCAAGGTGTTCTTCCGGCGCGAAATCCATGCTGGGCACGAGCTCATCGACGAGGTGAAGCAGGCGGTGGCGGGCGACCAGCGCGTCGTGGCAGTTGTCGTGAACGCCATCGACGAGGAACTCAAGGGCAGCCTGCAGGTCGCTGTCGACTACAGCAAGACGCCCATCCTTCCGCTAGAGACGCTGCTCTCCGCCGCCGACGGCGCCGAGCGCGCAGTGCTGCTCGTGGCGGACCACGGGCACGTCGCGGGCGACGCGATGCGCGTCGCGGGCGGGCGTCTCCCGGTTGGGCGTGAGGGCGGCGCCCGCTGGCGCGCTCTGGCCGAGGGGGAGCAGCCGCAGGACGGCGAAGTGTTACTGCCTCGGACCTCGTGGAAGCCGCGCGGAGCGGCCGGCATCGCCGCGCTGTGGGACACGGCGCTCGCGAACCGCGCGCCCCACTCCGGCGAGCACGGGGGACTCTCTCTCGCCGAGACAGTCGCGCCCGCGTTTCTGATCGGCCCGGAGTGGCTCGATCGCGTCGCGGGCGACGACGTCGAGCTCTCGTGCCGTGTGCTGCCCGAGCCCGATTGGTGGGCGCTCAAGATCGCTCGTCCGGCTGTCACACCCGTCGCCCCGGTGGAGGAGCCGAAGAAGCCGAAGGCACAGCTCCAGCTCATCCCTGTGGAGCCCGCGAAGACGCCCCCCTCGCCGCCGCCTGCGCCCCCCGCGCCGACGCTCGTCGCGAGTCTGCGCACGTCCAAGCTCTTCACGCAGCAGGTCGCGGGCGTGCCGAAGCCCGACGTCGAGCGCGTGCTCACGTGGCTCGCCGTGCTCGTCGAGGCGGGCGGCAGCCTGGCCGCTGTCGACTTCGCGCGGCTCTGCGGTGTGCGCCCCCACCAGGTGGGCGGCGTCGTGGCGCGCATGGGTGTTCTGAACGCTGACGGCTTCGCCATCGTCGAGCACGACATCGCAGGCCGCCGAGTCGTTCTGCACAAGGCTAGGCTGCTCTCGCAGTTTGGAGTGACCGAATGA